From Camelus dromedarius isolate mCamDro1 chromosome 2, mCamDro1.pat, whole genome shotgun sequence, one genomic window encodes:
- the QTRT2 gene encoding queuine tRNA-ribosyltransferase accessory subunit 2 — protein sequence MKLNLTKVVNGCRLGKIKNLGKTGDCTMDIPGCLLYTKTGSAPHLTHHTLHKIHGVPAMAQLTLSSLAEHHEVLAEYKEGVGKFIGMPESLLYCSLHDPVSPCPAGYVTNKSVSVWGVGGRVEITASKFMAMQQALQPDWFQCLADGEATCDEATSMKRARKSVDRSLLFLDNCLKLQEESEVLQKSMIIGVIEGGDVLEERLRSARETAKRPVGGFLLDGLQGNPATLETRLHLLSSVTAELPEDKPRLICGVSRPDEVLECIERGVDLFESFFPYQVTERGCALTFSFDYQPNPEETLLQQNGTQEEIKCVDQTKKIKTTSCNQEMTSFEINLKEKKYQEDFGPLVRGCSCYCCKNHTRAYIHHLLVTNELLAGVLLMMHNFEHYFGFFHSIREALKSDRLAQLKELIHRQAS from the exons ATGAAGCTAAATCTTACAAAGGTAGTTAATGGCTGCCgcctgggaaaaataaaaaacctaggCAAAACAGGGGACTGCACCATGGACATTCCGGGCTGCCTTCTGTACACCAAGACTGGGTCTGCCCCACACCTGACCCATCACACACTGCATAAAATCCATGGGGTTCCTGCCATGGCTCAGCTTACGCTGTCATCACT GGCAGAACATCATGAAGTCCTGGCAGAATATAAGGAAGGAGTTGGAAAGTTTATAg GCATGCCAGAATCGCTTTTGTACTGCTCCCTGCACGATCCAGTCAGTCCCTGCCCAGCTGGTTATGTCACAAATAAG TCTGTGTCTGTGTGGGGTGTTGGAGGACGAGTGGAAATTACTGCGTCCAAGTTCATGGCAATGCAGCAGGCCCTTCAGCCAGACTGGTTCCAGTGCCTTGCAGATGGAGAGGCAACTTGTGATGAAGCGACTTCCATGAAAAGGGCCAGAAAGTCTGTTGACCGATCACTTCTCTTCCTGGATAATTGTTTGAAGCTACAGGAAGAGTCTGAG GTCCTTCAGAAAAGCATGATCATCGGAGTGATTGAAGGTGGAGACGTTTTGGAAGAAAGGCTGAGGTCAGCACGAGAGACAGCCAAGCGGCCTGTAGGTGGCTTCCTTCTGGACGGCTTGCAAGGGAATCCAGCGACCCTGGAGACGCGACTGCACTTGCTGTCATCAGTCACTGCGGAGCTGCCCGAGGACAAACCGAG GCTCATCTGCGGTGTTAGCCGGCCAGATGAGGTGCTCGAGTGTATTGAAAGAGGAGTGGACTTATTTGAGAGCTTTTTCCCGTATCAAGTGACAGAGCGGGGATGCGCCCTGACTTTCAGCTTTGATTACCAGCCGAATCCTGAAGAGACAT TATTACAACAAAATGGgacacaggaagaaataaaatgtgtggatcaaacaaagaaaattaaaacaaccagTTGCAACCAAGAAATGACGTCATTTGAAAttaatctgaaggaaaaaaa GTACCAGGAGGACTTCGGTCCGCTCGTGAGGGGGTGTTCCTGTTACTGCTGTAAGAATCACACTCGTGCGTACATCCACCATCTGCTGGTGACCAACGAGCTGTTGGCCGGGGTCCTGCTTATGATGCACAACTTTGAACACTACTTTGGATTTTTCCACTCCATCCGGGAAGCACTGAAAAGTGACAGACTGGCCCAGTTGAAAGAGCTCATCCACAGGCAAGCATCTTGA